From a region of the Dictyostelium discoideum AX4 chromosome 2 chromosome, whole genome shotgun sequence genome:
- the pks16 gene encoding beta-ketoacyl synthase family protein — MTFNNIKDENNDDIAIIGMGFRFPGGGNNPDQFWNQLSNKMDGISKISQEKWSRSFYEQKYINNEYGGVLKDEEWKNFDPLFFGISPKEAPTIDPQQRLLMTTLWEAFEDANIKPSTLRGSDTAVFIGMMNLDYQRCQFRDISYINPYTVTGSAGSFVSNRLSFSFDLRGPSMTLDTACSSSLNAVYLGCQAIATGDSKMAIVGGVNGIFDPSISMTFSGLNMLGHKGQCRSFDAGADGYIRSEGGGVCILKKYSDAIKDGDRIYCVIKGGSSNVDGYNAKTNITQPSMKAQGENIEIALKKSGVNPSDIYYIEAHGTGTPVGDPIEIEAISRIFKDNHTPDAPLYIGSVKSNIGHLESAAGIASLIKVALSLKNRSLVPNIHFEKPNPLIKFEDWNIRVVTDEIQFPTNKLINMGINCFGLSGSNCHMILSEAPINYDELLKTTNNNSTSSSSNDDKKEYLIPFSANCNISLDKYIEKLISNQSIYKDTILFKDFVKHQTISKSNLIKRKVITASDWDDFLNKRNETTSTSSLTSTISAPASSTPVIYVFTGQGPQWRDMGKALYETESVFKDAIDHCDKLLANYFGYSILQKLRSLESDDSPEIHHPILAQPSIFLIQVGLVALYKSFGISPSIVVGHSFGEVSSALFSGVISLETAVKIVYYRGLAQNLTMGTGRLLSIGIGADAYLEKCALLYPEIEIACYNDPNSIVITGSEQDLLGAKSTLSAEGVFCAFLGTPCSFHSSKQEMIKEKIFKDLSDLPESNVPCVPFFSTITGSQLSHKGFYNVQYIYDNLRMPVEFTKAISNIFNFIEENESYKNAIFLEIGPHPTLGFYIPKCKPSNSTITSKPIIVSPLHKKKEELTQFKLAISTLYCNGVEIDFASGQQLLPTSSSSGGGDISSFKESTNKLPRYQWDFEEYWDEPNQSKMVKRGPSNNLLGHDQFAGNTLMELFIDINKSAHQYLKGHKIKGKYLFPGSGYIDNILRQFNGQDITIFNLEFSNPFFLKDGVQHHLQTSITPTTKGEFKVEFFIKDNRNSTKWTKTSNGRIGLFKHNPKNNKLDIEKLKSQCSFTTLTKSEVYNKLLLLSLPYGPTFQRVESCSIGDGCSFFKLSMSPCSEFDKDFLNPSIIDCAFHGLLVLSEGPQEIVFDRLQDMKFYSSNVPSTRPQFIYAFAKFDKIVGNSTHGSLDIMLEDGTLLISIKNVKCTSLIRLKKQSIKYPSQNVYSHHWQSKDSPLTLIENQLIEEKSSESKINFEKLLNDKLFNDYLIRLLNQSIKSEFIEFDYKTSTVDTLEIDSNNTKLLEKIQSILKTIDSLDQSIDLASLKQVIIEKSSSFKKEINLIEKSIKRIVSLLKGGESEHFSPSNPSSPNDTPRYNSNNCSSKSNNTSSGADDDTNNEETINQLNNEPFNFSNSQFISNQNQLISKTIVNSFDRLINSIEIGEKKLIKIIDLSSIYQNNQLSKLLLLQLNQLLINLSNNNNIEIEYTIPSNTKNIDSIKEETKSISNLLNIKYRSFDLQDDLESNGYLNSNYDLIITSLLLVSTNSIDSNEVLSKLYKLLLPKGQLILMEPPKDVLSFNLLFANDFKQSLEIKSEQEIKSLIRYCGFTKIETNNITQDDEEEQQQPPSILIVQTEKRDIESMSLTFSSDPESLNSSYSNCIFIVSKEQKENPTSYIQEYFDITEVFCDNTTIIEAGDSELLTKTIESGIGKNDIIFFLVSLEELTIENYKQVTMQYTLVNQILLRNNLSTRFALLTYDSQNGGKNYLGSSLIGTFRYFLEFPSLNTFSIDVDKDSIDNLTLFLRLVDLSTIGDRETIVRNNKIFVQKIFKEPKLLSPSNNYEKDTNNLYLNTNSNLDFSFQCKEKLPHGSVEIKVMSTGINYKDNLFYRGLLPQEIFTKGDIYSPPFGLECAGYITRVAPSGVTRFKVGDQVVGFASHSLSSLAITHQDKIVLKPENISFNEAAAVCVVYATSYYSIFHIGAFMADKESILVHSATGGVGLATLNLLKWKRNQLKKHGNSEISNDASIYATVGSKEKVDYLQEKYGDLITAIYNSRDTEYCDEIKQQSAQGGVDLILNTLSGDYLSANFRSLSQVGRIMDLSVTQLVENDSLDFSNFKYHVTYSTIDLERATTYNSKIVRDILTEVFDAISDGSLENIPVKVFPATQVKTAIEYINERVHIGKIVVDFENFEQDILKPALQEKENPIQLNKVKKLEHTCDTLNNTILITGQTGIAVHILKWIISGSVLNSNKSQQQVTDFIILSRSSLKWELENLINQTKHKYGDRFRFHYKSVNIADLNSTRTAIDQVYSSCKNVSPIKSVLHFATVYEYILPEDITQTVIDNTHNPKAVGAINLHNLSIEKDWKLENFILFSSIGAIIGGSKQCAYSSANLVLDSLSNYRKSIGLASTSINWGGLDAGGVAATDKSVASFLEGQGILLVSLSKILGCLDSVFQPSNSHLSNFMLSSFNIDNLLSSAPQMKRKMGHHLTNYKTSSASSDDSLGDSSSTQAKVISTISELLSIHPSKLNLDTRLKDYGIDSLLTVQLKNWIDKEFTKNLFTHLQLSSSSINSIIQRISSKSTSTSTPNPTNTTKQTATTKT; from the exons AtgacatttaataatattaaagacGAAAATAACGATGATATTGCCATCATTGGTATGGGTTTCCGTTTTCcaggtggtggtaataatccAGATCAATTTTGGaatcaattatcaaataaaatggaTGGTATTTCAAAGATTTCTCAAGAAAAATGGTCAAGATCTTTTTATGaacaaaaatatataaataacgAATATGGTGGTGTCTTAAAAGATGAAGAATGGAAAAATTTTGAtccattattttttggtaTTTCACCAAAAGAAGCACCAACCATTGATCCACAACAACGTCTTTTAATGACAACACTTTGGGaag catTTGAAGATGCAAATATTAAACCATCAACATTACGTGGATCAGATACAGCAGTATTTATTGGTATGATGAATCTTGATTATCAAAGATGTCAATTCAGAGATATATCATATATTAATCCGTATACAGTTACTGGTAGTGCAGGATCATTTGTATCAAATCGTTTAAGTTTTAGTTTTGATTTACGTGGTCCATCAATGACACTTGATACAGCATGTTCATCATCATTGAATGCAGTTTATCTTGGTTGTCAAGCTATTGCAACTGGTGATAGTAAGATGGcaattgttggtggtgtCAATGGTATTTTCGATCCAAGTATTTCAATGACATTCTCTGGATTAAATATGTTGGGACACAAAGGTCAATGTAGATCATTCGATGCTGGTGCTGATGGTTACATCCGTAGTGAAGGTGGTGGTGTTTGTATCCTAAAGAAATATTCAGATGCAATTAAAGATGGTGACCGTATTTATTGTGTTATCAAAGGTGGTAGTTCAAATGTTGATGGATACAATGCAAAGACCAATATCACTCAACCATCAATGAAGGCTCAAGGTGAAAACATTGAAATTGCTTTAAAGAAATCTGGTGTAAATCCATCAGATATCTATTATATAGAAGCTCATGGTACTGGTACACCAGTTGGTGATCCGATTGAAATTGAAGCAATATCAAGAATATTCAAAGATAATCATACACCCGATGCTCCATTGTACATTGGTTCAGTTAAAAGCAACATTGGTCATCTTGAAAGTGCTGCCGGTATTGCATCATTAATCAAAGTTGCACTCTCTTTAAAAAATCGTTCATTGGTTCCAAATATTCATTTTGAAAAACCAAATCCATTAATCAAATTCGAAGATTGGAATATTCGTGTAGTCACTGATGAAATCCAGTTCCCAaccaataaattaattaatatgggtattaattgttttggtCTATCTGGTTCAAATTGTCATATGATTCTAAGTGAAGCACCAATTAATTATGATGAATTATtgaaaacaacaaataataactctacatcctcttcttcaaatgatgataaaaaagaatatttaatACCATTTTCAGCAAACTGTAATATTTCATTAGATAAATATAtagagaaattaatttcaaaccAATCTATTTATAAAGatacaatattatttaaagattttgtaAAACAtcaaacaatttcaaaatcaaatttaataaagagaaAAGTTATAACCGCTTCCGATTGGGAtgactttttaaataaaagaaatgaaaCTACATCAACTTCATCATTGACTTCAACAATTTCAGCACCAGCTTCATCAACTCCAGTCATTTATGTTTTCACCGGTCAAGGCCCACAATGGAGAGATATGGGTAAAGCATTATATGAAACTGAATCAGTATTTAAAGATGCCATTGATCATTGTGATAAATTACTTGCTAATTATTTTGGATATTCAATACTCCAAAAGTTACGTTCATTAGAAAGTGATGATTCACCAGAAATTCATCATCCAATTTTAGCACAACCAAGTATTTTCTTAATTCAAGTTGGTTTAGTCGCACTTTATAAATCATTTGGTATTTCACCATCAATTGTAGTTGGTCATAGTTTTGGTGAAGTTTCATCCGCTTTATTCTCTGGTGTCATCAGTTTAGAAACTGCTGTTAAAATCGTTTACTATAGAGGCTTAGCTCAAAATTTAACAATGGGAACTGGTagattattatcaattggtatCGGTGCTGATGCTTATCTTGAAAAATGTGCTTTATTATATCCAGAAATTGAAATAGCTTGTTATAATGATCCAAATTCAATTGTTATTACTGGTTCTGAACAAGATTTGTTAGGTGCTAAATCAACACTATCAGCTGAAGGTGTTTTTTGTGCTTTCTTAGGTACACCATGTTCTTTCCACTCATCAAAACAAGAAATGATTAAAGAAAAGATATTCAAAGATTTATCAGATTTACCAGAATCAAATGTACCATGTGTACCATTCTTTTCAACAATTACTGGTTCACAATTATCTCATAAAGGTTTCTACAATGTTCAATACATTTATGATAATTTACGTATGCCTGTTGAATTCACCAAAGCCATTTcaaacattttcaatttcattgaagaaaatgaatCATACAAGAATGCAATCTTTTTAGAGATTGGTCCTCATCCAACTTTAGGTTTTTATATTCCAAAATGTAAaccatcaaattcaacaataacTTCAAAACCAATTATAGTATCACCATTAcataaaaagaaagaagaatTAACACAATTTAAATTAGCAATTTCAACTCTATATTGTAATGgtgttgaaattgattttgcaAGTGGTCAACAATTATTACcaacttcttcttcatcCGGAGGTGGCGAtatatcatcatttaaagagtcgacaaataaattaccaaGATACCAATGGGATTTTGAAGAATATTGGGATGAACCAAACCAAAGTAAAATGGTAAAACGTGGtccatcaaataatttattaggtCATGATCAATTTGCAGGTAATACTTTAAtggaattatttattgatattaataaatctgCTCATCAATATCTAAAAGGTCATAAAATTAAAGGTAAATATCTTTTCCCAGGTTCTGgttatattgataatattctTCGTCAATTCAATGGTCAAGAtattaccattttcaatttagAATTTTCAAATCCATTCTTTTTGAAAGATGGTGTTCAACATCATTTACAAACTTCAATTACACCAACTACCAAGGGTGAATTTAAAGTTGAATTCTTTATAAAGGATAATAGAAACTCAACTAAATGGACTAAAACTTCAAATGGTCGTATTGGATTATTCAAACATAATccaaagaataataaattggATATTGAAAAACTTAAAAGTCAATGTTCATTTACCACCCTTACAAAGTCTGAAGTTTACAATAAGCTATTGTTATTAAGTTTACCATATGGTCCAACTTTCCAAAGAGTTGAATCATGTTCAATTGGTGATGGATGTTCATTCTTTAAACTTTCAATGTCACCTTGTTCAGAGTTTGACAAAGATTTCTTAAATCCTTCAATTATTGATTGTGCATTCCATGGTTTATTAGTACTCAGTGAAGGTCCACAAGAGATTGTTTTCGATCGTTTACAAGATATGAAATTCTATTCTTCAAATGTACCTTCAACAAGACCTCAATTCATTTATGCCTTTGCTAAATTCGATAAAATTGTAGGAAATTCAACTCATGGTTCTCTAGATATCATGTTAGAAGATGgtacattattaatttcaattaaaaatgttaaatgTACATCATTAATACGTTTAAAgaaacaatcaattaaatatccTTCACAAAATGTTTATTCACACCATTGGCAATCAAAAGATTCACCATTaactttaattgaaaatcaattaattgaagaGAAATCATCAgaatctaaaattaattttgaaaaattattaaatgataaattatttaatgattatttaattagattattaaaccaatcaattaaatctgaATTTATAGAATTCGATTATAAAACTTCAACAGTAGATACTTTagaaattgattcaaataatacaaaactATTAGAAAAgattcaatcaattttaaaaacaattgattcattagatcaatcaattgatttagcTAGTTTAAAACAagtaattattgaaaaatcatcatcatttaaaaaagaaattaatttaattgaaaaatcaatcaaacgtattgtttcattattaaaaggtGGTGAAAGTGAACATTTTTCACCAAGTAATCCAAGTTCACCAAATGACACACCAAGATATAATTCAAACAATTGTTCTTCAAAGAGTAATAATACCTCTAGTGGTGCTGATGATGATACTAACAATGAAGAaacaattaatcaattaaataatgaaccaTTTAATTTCTCAAATTCTCAATTcatttcaaatcaaaatcaattaatttcaaaaacaattgtaaattcatttgatagattaattaattcGATTGAAATTGgcgaaaagaaattaattaaaataattgatttatcaagtatctatcaaaataatcaactttcaaaattattattattacaattaaatcaattactaattaatttatcaaataataataatattgaaattgaatataCAATTCCATCAAATACCaaaaatattgattcaattaaagaagaAACTAAATcgatttcaaatttattaaatattaaatatcgTAGTTTTGATTTACAAGATGATTTAGAAAGTAAtggttatttaaattcaaattatgatttaattataacttctttattattagtttcaaCAAActcaattgattcaaatgaAGTTTTATCAAaactttataaattattattaccaaaaggtcaattaattttaatggaaCCACCAAAGGATGTATTATCATTCAATCTTTTATTTGCAAATGATTTCAAACAATcattagaaattaaaagtgaacaagaaattaaatcattaattagaTATTGTGGTTTCACTAAAattgaaacaaataatattacccaagatgatgaagaagaacaacaacaaccaccatcaattttaatagttCAAACTGAAAAGAGAGATATTGAATCAATGTCATTGACTTTCTCATCAGATCcagaatcattaaattcttcaTATAGTAATTGTATATTCATAGTTTcaaaagaacaaaaagaaaatccaACTTCATATATTCAAGAATATTTTGATATTACTGAAGTATTCTGTGATAACACTACAATTATTGAAGCTGGTGATAGTGAATTATTAACAAAGACAATTGAATCAGGTATTggtaaaaatgatattattttctttttagttTCACTTGAAGAattaacaattgaaaattataaacaaGTTACAATGCAATATACATTAGTTAATCAAATACTTTTAAGAAATAATCTTTCAACTAGATTTGCTTTATTAACTTACGATTCTCAAAATGGtggtaaaaattatttaggaTCATCATTAATTGGTACTTTTAGATACTTTTTAGAATTTCCATCATTGAATACCTTTTCAATTGATGTCGATaaagattcaattgataatcttACATTATTCTTACGTTTAGTTGATCTATCTACAATTGGTGATAGAGAAACTATtgttagaaataataaaatttttgttcAAAAGATTTTCAAAGAGCCAAAATTGTTATCACCATCAAATAATTACGAAAAggatacaaataatttatatttgaataCAAATAGTAATTTAGATTTTTCATTCCAATGCAAAGAGAAATTACCACATGGTTCCGTCGAAATTAAAGTTATGTCAACTGGTATCAACTATAAAGATAATCTTTTCTATAGAGGTTTATTACCACAAGAAATCTTTACAAAAGGTGATATTTATTCTCCACCATTCGGTTTAGAATGTGCTGGTTATATTACACGTGTTGCACCAAGTGGCGTTACTCGTTTCAAAGTTGGTGATCAAGTTGTTGGTTTTGCAAGCCATTCTTTAAGTTCACTAGCTATTACTCATCAAGATAAAATTGTATTAAAACCTGAAAATATTTCATTCAATGAAGCTGCTGCCGTTTGTGTAGTTTATGCAACAAgttattattcaattttcCATATTGGTGCATTTATGGCCGATAAAGAATCAATCCTAGTTCATTCTGCAACtggtggtgttggtttagcaactttaaatcttttaaaatggaagagaaatcaattgaaaaaacatGGCAACTCTGAAATTAGTAATGATGCTTCAATTTATGCTACAGTGGGTTCTAAAGAAAAAGTCGATTATTTACAAGAGAAATATGGTGATTTAATAACTGCAATTTACAATAGTAGAGATACTGAATATTGCGATGAAATTAAACAACAATCAGCACAAGGAGGTgtagatttaattttaaatacacTCTCTGGTGATTATTTATCTGCAAATTTCCGTTCACTTTCCCAAGTTGGTAGAATTATGGATTTATCAGTCACTCAATTGGTTGAAAATGATTCATTAGATTTTTCAAACTTTAAGTATCATGTTACTTACAGTACAATCGATTTAGAAAGAGCTACAAcatataattcaaaaatcGTTAGAGATATCCTCACAGAAGTATTTGATGCAATTTCTGATGGTAGTCTTGAAAATATTCCAGTTAAAGTTTTCCCAGCAACTCAAGTTAAAACTGCGATTGAATATATTAATGAACGTGTTCATATTGGTAAAATTGtagttgattttgaaaactTTGAACAAGATATTCTTAAACCAGCTTTACAAGAGAAAGAAAAtccaattcaattgaataaagttaaaaaattGGAACATACTTGTGatactttaaataatacaattttaatCACTGGTCAAACTGGTATTGCTgttcatattttaaaatggaTTATTTCTGGTTctgttttaaattcaaataaatcacaacaacaagtaACAGATTTCATAATTTTATCAAGATCATCATTAAAATGGGaacttgaaaatttaattaatcaaacTAAACATAAATATGGTGATAGATTTAGATTCCATTATAAATCTGTAAATATTGcagatttaaattcaactcGTACTGCAATTGATCAAGTTTATTCAAGTTGTAAAAATGtttcaccaattaaatcaGTATTACATTTTGCAACAGTTTATGAATACATTTTACCAGAAGATATCACTCAAACCGTAATTGATAATACTCATAATCCAAAAGCAGTCGGTGCAATTAATTTACATAatctttcaattgaaaaagattgGAAATTAGAAAACTTTATTCTCTTTTCATCAATTGGTGCTATCATTGGTGGTTCAAAACAATGTGCATATAGTAGTGCTAATTTAGTATTGGATTCATTATCAAACTATAGAAAGAGTATTGGTCTTGCTTCAACTTCAATTAATTGGGGTGGTTTGGATGCTGGTGGTGTTGCCGCCACTGATAAATCAGTCGCAAGTTTCTTAGAGGGTCAAGGTATTTTATTGGTTTCTTTATCAAAGATTTTAGGTTGTCTTGATTCAGTTTTCCAACCATCTAATTCCCATTTATCAAACTTTATGCTTTCAAGTTTCAATATTGATAATCTTTTATCTTCTGCACCTCAAATGAAGAGAAAAATGGGTCACCACCTaacaaattataaaactTCATCTGCTAGCTCTGATGATTCATTGGGTGATTCTAGTTCTACTCAAGCAAAAGTCATTTCTACAATCtctgaattattatcaattcatccatcaaaattaaatttagataCAAGATTAAAAGACTATGGTATTGATTCTTTATTAACAgtacaattaaagaattggatagataaagaatttacaaaGAATTTATTCACTCATTTACAATTATCATCAAGTAGTATTAATAGTATCATTCAGAGAATTAGTTCAAAATCAACTTCAACATCTACTCCCAATCCAACTAACACCACAAAACAAACcgcaacaacaaaaacataA
- the fahd1 gene encoding Fumarylacetoacetate hydrolase domain-containing protein (Similar to FAA) — translation MNKFWETGRKIVAVGRNYAQHAKELGNEIPSEPFFFLKPTSSYLLQGTGPIEIPLESSDIHHEVELGIVIGKKGRDIDLKSAMDYVSGYTLALDMTSRDQQSIAKAKSLPWTVSKGYDTFCPISGFIPKDKIKDLNNVELWCSVDGQIKQKGNTNQMIFDVPHLIQYISSIMTLESGDLILTGTPSGVGPVKPGQVIKCGITGLDTDMQFDIILRKRN, via the exons ATGAACAAATTTTGGGAAACTGGTAGAAAGATTGTTGCAGTAGGAAGAAATTATGCACAACATGCTAAAGAATTAGGAAATGAAATTCCATCAGaaccattcttttttttaaaaccaactTCAAGTTATTTACTTCAAGGAACTGGTCCAATTGAAATCCCATTAGAATCATCAGATATTCACCATGAAGTTGAATTAGGTATTGTCATTGGTAAAAAAGGTAGagatattgatttaaaatctgCAATGGATTATGTTAGTGGTTATACATTAGCTTTAGATATGACTTCAAGAGATCAACAATCAATTGCCAAAGCtaaa tcaTTACCATGGACAGTTTCAAAAGGTTATGATACATTTTGTCCAATTTCTGGATTTATAccaaaagataaaattaaagatttaaataatgttgaATTATGGTGTAGTGTCGATGGTCAAATCAAACAAAAAGGTAATACCAACCAAATGATTTTCGATGTTCCacatttaattcaatatatTAGTTCAATTATGACATTAGAATCTGgcgatttaattttaactgGTACACCTTCTGGTGTTGGTCCAGTAAAACCTGGACAAGTAATTAAATGTGGTATCACTGGTTTAGATACTGACATGCAATTCGATATCATTTTaagaaagagaaattaa